In Cuculus canorus isolate bCucCan1 chromosome 8, bCucCan1.pri, whole genome shotgun sequence, a single genomic region encodes these proteins:
- the LRRC8C gene encoding volume-regulated anion channel subunit LRRC8C, whose translation MIPVTEFRQFSEQQPAFRVLKPWWDVFTDYLSVAMLMIGVFGCTLQVMQDKIICLPKRLQPCQNLYNSSNAFNTIPDTTSLPPPKPSTPPATVEMKGLKTDLDLQQYSFINQVCYERALHWYAKYFPYLVLIHTLVFMLCSNFWFKFPGSSSKIEHFISILGKCFDSPWTTRALSEVSGEDSEEKDNRKNNINKSNTIQTTTEGTLVKTQSLKSIPEKLVVDKGAPGALDKKEGEQAKALFEKVKKFRLHVEEGDILYVMYVRQTVLKVIKFLIIIAYNTALVSEVNFTVDCNVDIEDMTGYKNFCCNHTMAHLFSKLSYCYLCFVSIYGLTCLYTLYWLFYRSLKEYSFEYVRQETGINDIPDVKNDFAFMLHMIDQYDPLYSKRFAVFLSEVSENKLKQMNLNNEWTEDKLRQRMQLNSHNHKELQLFMLSGLPDTVYGIIELQSLKLEIINNVMIPAAIAQLENLQELSLHQCTVKVHSTALNFLKRNLKILSVKFDDIRELPHWMYGLRSLEELYLIGSLSHDVSKNITLESFRELKSLKVLYIKSNLTKIPQSAVDVSSHLQKLCIHNDGTKLVMLNNLKKMANLTQLELVHCDLERIPHAVFSLLSLQELDLKENNLKSIEEIVSFQHLRKLTILKLWHNSITYIPEHIKKLTSLERLSFSHNKIEVLPSHLFLCNKIRYLDLSYNDIRFIPPEIGVLQSLQYFSIMCNKVESVPDELYFCKKLKTLKIGKNNLSVLSPKIGNLGVLSHLDIKGNHLEILPPELGECRALKRTGFIVEDTLFETLPSDVREQMKAE comes from the exons ATGATTCCCGTGACCGAGTTCCGGCAGTTCTCGGAGCAGCAGCCGGCGTTCAGGGTGCTGAAGCCCTGGTGGGACGTGTTCACGGACTATCTCTCGGTCGCCATGCTGATGATCGGTGTGTTTGGGTGCACGCTGCAG GTCATGCAAGACAAGATAATATGCCTTCCAAAGCGCCTCCAGCCTTGCCAGAACCTATATAATAGTTCAAATGCGTTTAACACAATCCCAGATACgacctctcttcctccacccaAGCCATCCACCCCTCCGGCTACAGTTGAAATGAAAGGACTGAAGACTGATCTGGACCTTCAGCAGTACAGCTTTATAAACCAGGTGTGCTATGAGCGTGCCCTGCACTGGTACGCCAAGTACTTCCCTTACCTTGTCCTTATCCACACCCTGGTCTTCATGCTGTGTAGTAACTTTTGGTTCAAATTCCCTGGATCGAGCTCCAAAATTGAACACTTCATTTCAATCCTCGGGAAATGTTTTGATTCCCCCTGGACAACGAGAGCCTTATCCGAAGTGTCAGGAGAAGACTCTGAAGAGAAGGATAACAGGAAGAACAACATAAACAAGTCTAACACTATCCAGACAACCACTGAAGGCACTTTGGTCAAGACCCAGTCTTTAAAATCCATCCCTGAGAAGCTGGTTGTGGATAAGGGAGCGCCCGGGGCATTAGATAAGAAAGAAGGTGAACAGGCCAAAGCGCTGTTtgaaaaggtgaagaaattcagGCTGCACGTCGAGGAGGGCGATATACTCTATGTCATGTACGTTCGCCAGACTGTACTTAAGGTAATTAAGTtccttattattattgcttACAACACAGCGCTTGTCTCGGAAGTTAATTTTACAGTAGACTGTAATGTCGATATTGAAGACATGACGGGGTATAAGAATTTCTGCTGTAATCACACGATGGCACATCTGTTCTCTAAACTTTCCTACTGCTACCTGTGCTTTGTGAGCATCTACGGCCTCACATGCCTTTATACCCTGTACTGGCTGTTCTACCGCTCACTGAAAGAGTATTCCTTTGAATACGTTCGGCAAGAGACGGGAATTAATGATATCCCAGATGTCAAGAATGACTTTGCTTTTATGCTCCATATGATCGATCAGTATGATCCCCTCTATTCCAAGAGGTTTGCTGTCTTCCTGTCAGAAGTCAGTGAAAATAAGCTGAAACAGATGAACCTGAACAATGAGTGGACTGAGGATAAACTGCGTCAGAGGATGCAGTTGAACTCCCATAACCATAAGGAGCTACAGCTTTTCATGCTCTCTGGATTACCAGACACGGTTTATGGAATTATTGAGCTGCAGTCattaaaacttgaaataattaataacGTAATGATACCAGCAGCCATTGCGCAGTTGGAAAATCTCCAGGAGCTCTCATTACACCAGTGCACCGTGAAGGTCCACAGCACCGCGTTGAATTTCCTGAAACGGAATCTCAAGATCTTGAGCGTCAAGTTTGATGACATCAGAGAACTTCCACACTGGATGTATGGCCTCAGGAGTTTGGAAGAGCTCTATTTGATTGGTTCCCTAAGTCACGATGTTTCCAAAAACATTACACTGGAGTCTTTTCGGGAACTGAAAAGCCTTAAAGTTCTTTacataaaaagtaatttgacCAAAATCCCACAATCTGCCGTCGATGTTTCAAGTCACCTGCAAAAACTGTGCATCCATAACGATGGCACTAAGTTAGTGATGCTCAACAACCTGAAGAAGATGGCCAACCTGACACAGCTGGAATTGGTCCATTGTGATTTAGAGCGCATACCTCATGCAGTCTTCAGCCTCCTCAGTCTTCAGGAATTGGATCTAAAGGAAAACAACCTCAAATCCATTGAAGAAATAGTAAGTTTTCAGCACCTGCGAAAACTGACAATCCTAAAGCTGTGGCACAACAGCATCACATACATCCCAGAGCATATAAAGAAACTCACCAGTCTCGAGCGGCTTTCCTTCAGCCACAACAAGATAGAGGTTCTTCCATCCCACCTTTTCCTATGCAACAAGATCAGATATTTGGATTTGTCTTACAATGACATTCGCTTTATCCCACCTGAAATCGGAGTTCTGCAGAGTTTACAGTACTTCTCCATCATGTGCAACAAAGTGGAGAGCGTGCCAGATGAACTGTACTTCTGCAAAAAACTTAAGACCCTAAAAATTGGGAAAAATAACTTGTCGGTCCTTTCACCTAAAATTGGCAATTTGGGGGTCCTCTCCCACTTGGATATTAAAGGCAATCACTTGGAAATCCTCCCGCCGGAGCTCGGTGAATGTCGGGCTCTGAAGCGGACTGGTTTCATTGTAGAGGACACCTTGTTTGAAACGTTGCCTTCTGATGTCAGGGAACAAATGAAAGCCGAATAA